TCCTAAAATTGTAACAGCAGGCTTAAATACCGTTGCAATTCGATATCCTAATAATGATATTGCTTTAAGCTTAATAAGCGAGTCAGGCTGTGTAATTGCGGCCCCTAGTGCCAATATATCTGGCAAACCCAGCGCTACTAAAGCTGAACATGTTATTAGAGATTTTAATGGCAGGATTTCTGCAGTTATTGAGGCAGATACCTGTGAGTTTGGACTTGAAAGCACCGTTATAGATGGAACATCAACCCCAATTAAAATACTTAGGCCCGGTGCCGTAACCTATGAAATGTTAAGTGAGATTTGTGAGGTAGAAATAGCTACTAACCTTAACGATGGAAAGGTATTATCTCCAGGCATGAAGCACCCTCATTATAAGCCAGATGCAAATGTAATACTAATAAAGGGTCAAACAGCTACTATAATTAAACACAAGTTAAAAAAATTAGCTAATGATTTATCTAATTACGCAGTATTAGGATTAGCAAATGTGCTAACAGATACAGAGATTAAAGGCGCAATAATGATCGAGAAAAAAGAAAACACTAGCAGCTACGCAGAGCGTTTGTATAGTTTTTTTAGAGACTGTGATAAACAAAACATCGACCATATAATTCTACATGAGGTAGATATAAAAAATATGGGACTGGCCTTAATGAATAGAATAAATAAGGCTGCAAACCAAGTGTTGTAAGGAGGAACATAGGTGAAAGTATTACTTGTGTGTACAGGAAACACCTGTAGAAGTAGTATGGCAGAGGTATTACTGAAACAAATAATTGCTGAAAATGGCTTAAGCAGTGAATTTGAGATATCTTCAGCTGGATTGGCTGCTATAGCTGGAATGCCTGCTGCAAAAAATGCTATTGAGATTATGAAAGAGCATGAACTTGACTTACTAAAACATAAAAGTAGACAAATCAGTCCAGATATATTAAAAGTTGACTTAATAATTACCATGACTAATAGACACAAACAAATGTTAATAGGTTATAATAAAGAACTAGAGGATAGAACATTTACCCTAAAAGAGCTTGCTGGAGAAGAGCAGGATTTAGATATTATTGATCCATATGGTGGTTCTTTGCAAATATACAGAGATACTGCTACTCAATTAAAAAAATATTTAACTGAAATATGGCATAAAAAATTAAAAATTTACAATTAACTAGGTTTGCCTGTAGCTATTACTTACGTTATAATTAACACGTATTTTTAATAGTTAAAGAAATCTTTAACCGAGGTGAAGATATGATAGCAATTGGTAGTGACCATGGAGGAATTATATTAAAGAAAAAGATAATCCAGTGGTTACAAAGTATAAACTATCAAGTAGAAGATTATGGCACATTCAGTGATGAATCTGTAGATTACCCAGACTACGCCCAAAAAGTTTCTAAAGCTGTGGCTGAAGGCTCGACTGACTTGGGTATACTAATATGTGGAACAGGTATTGGCATGGCAATCTCTGCCAACAAGGTAAAGGGTGTAAGAGCTGCTAATGTTTCAGATACCTTTTCAGCTAGAATGTTTAAAGAACATAATAACGGTAATGTAATATGCCTAGGTGCAAGAGTTTTAGGTGATGAGTTAGCTAAGGATATAATACTGTCATTTTTAAATGCCTCTTTTGCAGGTGGTAGGCATACAAGAAGAGTTGATAAAATAATGGCATTAGAATCAAAAAACTAAACTATTATAAACAGGGAGGATTATGAAATGAGTATTTTGCAACAAGTAGATCCAGCTATTGCTAAGGCAATCGAAGAGGAGCTAAATCGACAGCGTGGAAACATTGAGCTAATTGCTTCAGAAAACTTTGTAAGTCGTGCAGTCTTAGAGGCTCAAGGTTCAATTATGACCAACAAATATGCCGAAGGTTATCCCGGAAGAAGATATTATGGTGGTTGTGAAGTAGTAGATATAGCTGAAAACTTGGCAAGAGATCGTGCTAAAGAACTGTTTGGAGCTGAGTTTGCTAATGTTCAGCCTCACTCTGGTTCTCAAGCAAACATGGGCGTGTATATGGCTGTATTAAAGCCTGGTGATACAATTTTAGGTATGAGCTTAGACCATGGTGGACACTTAACACACGGTTCTCCAGTGAACTTCTCTGGAACACTTTACAATATTGTAGCTTATGGTGTTAATCCAGAATCTGGTATGATTGATTACGAAGATGTACGTGAAAAAGCCCTAGAGCATAAACCAAAAATGATTTTAGCAGGTGCTAGTGCCTATTCAAGAACAATCGATTTTAAAAAGTTTAAAGATATTGCGGATGAAGTTGGAGCCTACTTTATGGTAGATATGGCTCATATTGCTGGCTTAGTAGCTGCTGGTTTACATCCAAATCCAGTAGAGTATGCTGATTTTGTTACTACAACTACCCATAAAACATTAAGAGGCCCTCGTGGTGGTATGATTTTATGCAAAAAGAAATATGCTAAAAAAATTAATAAATGCATTTTCCCTGGTATTCAAGGCGGTCCTTTAATGCATGTAATTTCAGCCAAGGCTGTTTGTTTCCAAGAGGCATTACAGCCAGAGTTTAAAGAATACGCTCAACGTGTAATTGATAATGCTAGTGCCTTAGCAGAGGGGTTAATGGAGCGTGGCTTTAATATTGTATCTCATGGTACAGATAACCACTTAATGCTTGTTGATCTTCGTAGTAAAGGTGTAACTGGTAAGGTAGTTGAAAAAGCCCTAGATCAGGTTGGTATTACTGTAAATAAAAATACTATTCCGGACGACCCTGAGAGTCCATTTGTAACTAGTGGTATTAGAATTGGTACACCTGCAGTTACAACTCGTGGCATGGGTGTTGCAGAAATGAAGGAAGTTGCAAACTTAATTGCAGATGCTATAGAAAACTTAGATGATAGTGTTGCTTTAGCAAACGTTTCTAAGAGAGTAAGCAATTTATGTGCTCGTTTCCCATTGTATGCTTAAAATAATAATCTAAAATAGCCCACCTTGTAAGGTGGGCTATTAAGATAGTTAGGCACTTAAACTAACTTATATATTGCAACAATTTTAATTATAATGTAACTGTAAATAGTAGTAATATACCCATCATACTATGGTGGGTATTATATTAATAACTAAAAAGAGGTGTATTAAATGAAAGTTCATGTACTAAATCATCCCTTAATTCAACATAAGCTAACATATATTAGAGACATTAATACAGGCAATAAAGATTTTAGAGAATTGGTAGATGAAGTAGCAACGCTTATGGCATACGAAGTTACAAGAGATTTGCCACTTAAAGACCATGAGGTACAGACCCCAGTGTCAATGGCAAAAACAAAAGTTATTGCTGGTAAAAAGCTGGGAGTTGTACCCATTTTACGGGCTGGTATTGGTATGGTAGATGGCATACTTAAGCTTGTTCCACATGCTAGAGTTGGACATATTGGGCTGTACCGCGACCCTGAAACCCTACAGCCAGTTACCTATTACAGTAAGTTTCCTTCAGATATAACTGAAAGAGATTTTATTATAGTAGATCCAATGTTAGCTACTGGTGGCTCAGCTATTGCAGCCATTAAAGAATTACTAAAATTGCAAGCAAAATCAGTTAAACTTATGTGTTTAATTGCAGCTCCTGAGGGCATTAAAGCAGTAAATGAGGCCTGTCCAGAAGCTGAGATTTATGTGGCATGTGTAGATGAAATGTTAAATGATCATGGTTATATTGTACCTGGTTTAGGTGATGCTGGTGATCGTTTATTTGGAACAAAATAATGACAAATCGACCAGATTGGGATACCTATTTTGCTGAGATAACTCAACTTGTTGCCAAAAGAAGTACCTGTTTACGTCGCAAAGTTGGGGCAATACTGGTTAAAGAAAAAAGAATATTAGCTACTGGCTACAATGGTGCTCCATCGGGCTTAAAGCATTGCAGTGAAGTTGGCTGTATTAGAGAGCAACGAAATGTGCCCTCTGGGCAAAGGCATGAACTCTGTAGAGGGCTTCATGCAGAGCAAAATGCTATTATTCAGGCAGCTTTAGCTGGTGTTAGTATTAACAATAGCTCAATTTATACTACAACATATCCCTGTGTGCTTTGTGCAAAGATGTTAATAAATGCAGGTATAAAAGAGGTAATCTACTTAACTACCTACACAGACGAATTATCCAAACAATTATTAACTGAAGCAGGGGTAACATTACGACATTTTGCTATATAATTACTATTTGTCGTTGTTATTGTTTGTGTTATAATAAATCAATTAACCAGGGAAGGGGCATGTAAAGGTGAACTTTAATGATAAATTTGGTAAAGAAGCATTAACTTTTGACGATGTATTATTAGTTCCGGATCACTCGGAGGTATTACCAAATGAAGCAGTTACTACTACGCGTTTAACTAGAAATATTAAACTGCATATACCCATTGTAAGTGCAGCAATGGATACAGTTACCACTTCACGTATGGCAGTTGCTATGGCTCGTGAAGGCGGTTTGGGAATAATTCACAAAAATATGACTATAGCAAGACAAGCAGAAGAAGTTGACAAGGTGAAACGATCTGAGCATGGTGTTATAGTTGACCCTGTTTACTTAACAGCTGAGCATACTTTAGGAGATGCTGAGATGTTAATGAGTAAGTATAGAATTTCAGGCGTTCCTATTACTGAGGGTAAAAAGCTAATAGGGATTATAACCAATCGTGATATGCGTTTTGAAGAAGATATGAGCAAGCTTATTTCTGATGTTATGACCAAAGAGAACTTAATTACTGCCGGAATGGGCACGACACTACTTGAAGCTAAACAAATACTACAAACCAACAAAATTGAGAAACTACCTTTGGTTGATGAGGACTATAATCTTAAAGGTTTAATTACAATAAAAGACATAGAAAAAGCTAAAAAATATCCCCTAGCAACAAAAGATAAACAAGGTAGGTTATGTGTAGGAGCTGCAATTGGCGTTAGTGGAGATTCATTAGAAAGAGCTAAAGCACTTGTAGAGGCAGGTGTTGATGTCTTAGTTATTGATACAGCACATGGCCATAACCAAAACGTAATTAATCAAGTAGCACATATCAGGAGTTTATTTAAAGAGGTAGATATTATTGCTGGTAACGTAGCTACAGCTGAAGCAACAAAGGCGCTAATTGAGGCGGGTGTTGATGCCGTAAAGGTTGGCATTGGCCCAGGTTCAATTTGCACAACCAGAGTAGTTGCTGGTATTGGGGTTCCTCAAATTACAGCTATTTTTGATTGTTCACAAGAGGCCCATAAACATGGAGTACCTATTATTGCAGATGGTGGAATCAAATATAGTGGAGATGTAGTTAAGGCCTTAGCAGCAGGTGGAGATACCGTAATGTTAGGTAGCTTATTAGCTGGTGCTGAAGAAAGTCCTGGGGAAACAGTTATATACCAAGGTAGAACATTTAAGGTTTACCGTGGCATGGGTTCATTAGGAGCCATGAAAGAGGGTAGTAAAGACCGTTATTTTCAAAACGATACCCAAAAATTTGTTCCAGAAGGAATTGAGGGAAGGGTACCATATAAAGGTCTTATTTCAGATACAATTTATCAACTTATTGGTGGCTTACGAGCTGGTATGGGTTACTGCGGCTGTAAAACAGTTAAAGACCTGCAAGAAAAAGCTAAGTTTGTTCGTATAACAGCAGCTGGCTTAAGGGAAAGCCACCCACATGATGTTCAAATTACCAAAGAAGCCCCAAATTACAGCATCTAATTTTAATTACTAAAAAAATCATGCAGGAATAAAGCAAAGTTTGTTGAAAATAAATAGGTATGTATTTTATCTGTTATTGAATAAAGGGAGGCAAACGGAGTGAAGAATTATTCCACAGAAAACATTCGTAATATTGCTCTAATATCACATAGTAGTGCTGGAAAAACATCTTTAGCAGAAGCTATGTATTATAATACAGGAGCTGTAACTAGACTAGGTAGAGTTGAAGATGGAAATACAGTTTCTGACTTTGATTCTGAAGAAACAAAACGAACTATTTCTATTAACACAGGAATTGTGCCTTGTGAATGGAATGGTAAAAAAATTAACGTGCTAGATACCCCTGGTTACTTTGACTTTGTTGGTGAAGTTAAAGCTGCTTTAAGAGTTGCTGATGCTGCAGCAGTAGTAGTTTGTGGTGTTTCAGGAATTCAGGTAGGTACTGAATTAGTATGGCAATATGCTAATGAGAATAAACTACCCAAAATTGTAATAGTTAATAAACTAAATCGTGAAAATGCAAACTTCTTTAAAGTAGTTGAGCAATTACGTGATGAGTTTGGAACAAGCGTAGCTCCACTTTATGTTCCTATAGGAAAAGAAGATAATTTTAATGGTGTGTTAAACATCTTAACTAATAAAGCTTATGAGTTTAGTGGAAATGGCCGTGAGGTTAAAGAAATTGAGGCTCCAAGCGATTTGATAGATCAAATGGAAGAATACCGCACACAGCTTATTGAGGCTGTTGTAGAGCAAGATGATGAGCTAATGATGTTATACCTTGAGGGAGAAGAAATTCCCGATGCGGATTTAATTAGTGGCTTACAATCAAGTGTTAAGGCTGGCTCTGTTGTTCCAGTATTAGCAGCGGCTGCTACAAAAAATATTGGTATTCAGCCAATTATGAATTCAATTGTTGATTTATTGCCAGCACCAGTAGCTAATGAAGATGCCAATGGTCAACCAGCTGCCTTAATATTTAAAACTATGGCTGACCCATATGTAGGTAAAATCAACATTTTCCGTGTATTCTCTGGTGGAATTACTGCCGATACACAATACTACAATGTTAATAAAGGAAATAATGAGCGTTTAGGTTCAATTTTCTTGGTATGTGGTAAAAACCAAATAAATGTTAAAGAATTATGTGTAGGTGATATAGGTGGTGTTGCTAAACTCAATGATACAGACACCAATGATACCTTATCTGTTAAGGGCTCTGATTTTATAATTGACCCTATTCAATTCCCAGACCCAATCATCTCTAGGGCTGTAGAGGCAGATGCTAAAGGTGCTGAAGAAAAAATAGGTACTGGCTTAGCTAGGCTACAAGAAGAAGATCCTACATTTACTGCTGAACGTAATACTGAAACAAGTGAAACAGTTATCTCTGGTATGGGAGATATGCACTTACAAGTTATTAAAAGTCGTTTAGCTGACAAGTTTGAAGTAGCTGTAACACTTAAGGCTCCAAGGATTCCTTACCGTGAAACAGTTAAGAAAAAAGTTGAATCAATGCATAAACATAAGAAACAATCAGGTGGTAAAGGTCAATATGGTCATGTAGTAATTGATTTAGAGCCTTTACACAGTGAAGATAAAGACTACGAATTTGTAGATTCTATCTTTGGTGGTTCAGTTCCACGTCAATATATTCCTGCAGTAGATAAAGGAATTCAAGAATCATTGGGCGAGGGTCCTGTTGCTGGTTACCCTGTAGTTAAAGTGAAAATTAACTTAAAAGATGGCTCTTACCATGACGTAGATTCTTCAGAGATGGCATTTAAAATTGCAGGTAGTTATGCATTTAAAAAAGGATTCTTAAATGCTAGTCCTATATTATTAGAGCCTATCTATGATTTAGAGGTAACTGTTCCTGAAGAGTACATGGGAGATATCATGGGTGACTTAAATAAAAAACGTGGTCGCATCATGGGTATGGAACCATCAGGACGCAAACAAATCATTAAAGCTCAAGTTCCATTAGCTGAAATGTCAAGTTATGCTACAGATTTACGCTCTATGACTCAAGGTAGAGGTTTATTTAAAGCCAATTTTGCTCGTTATGAAGAAGTTCCAGCTATGTTAGCTGAAAAGATTATTCAAGAGAGTCAAAAAGAAGAGTAAATAGTTAAATATTATGATAAAAAAACAACTCCTATTTAGGGAGTTGTTTTTATTTTATGATTATTTTATTAAAGTATTAAACTATTAAGTTCATATGATACAATGTTCTAGCCAGAATAATAAGATTTAGCATATTATTAAATTGAAAAACATAGTAAAATAAGGTTAATAGCGAGACGAGGTGTAAGTATGAAAAAAATAATACTATTAACAACTCTTATGATTATGTCAGTTCTAATGTTATCATGCGCTAATAACGCATTTACAGGAATAACTATGGAGGCTACACAAGTTATTGATCTTCGTAATAGTGAGGAAGCAGTCACACCCACACCCAAAGTTAAGCAGTTTGATTTACCTAAAGATTTTACCATAAAACAAGTAATTAAAAAGGAGAATTCCCGTGTTGAGTGGGATGGAAGGGATTATAGGTGTTCACTAGAACTATTGATTGGAGAAGATAGTAGAGCAATATTGTCATTTCGTAATCGACAGGATAGAGTTATGCATACATTGAAAAGCGATAACCCTATAATGACAGGCTATATTTATGATGAAAATAACATATTCTTAGTTAGCCACGCTAATGATAAGCTTCTATTAAAAAGCTATAATTATTTTGGTAAAAACACAAAGAATTATGAGTTTAATAATTTTAAACAGGGTGAAGATTATAAAATTATTGCCAGTGATGTAGATAGCTTTTACTTAACTTACAGTCTCAATAAGCAAATACATATTGATTCTTTTAAAATCAATAATCAAGAATTAAGCCTTATCAGTCGAGATAAACTTAGGCCAGATATAGTTAATATTTTTAGCGATAAAAACACAATCTTTCTGCAACGGCAAGCTAAGAAAGGGGATTGTATTGATATCTTAAATAAAAAATTAGCTGTGTTAGACATAGTAAAGATTGGTAGTGATAATGAGGTACTTGATATTAAGTATGAGTTTGATACAAAGAATGATTTTAAAAGTGTTAGCAACTTAAATATCTACCTGCAAAATGAAGATAAGGTAATGAAGCAAACCATTCCTCAGCGCAATAACTATAATACCCTTTATACCCATACAGTATTCGAGAATAAGGAGCTTGAATACAATTCTAAAAATGAGCTACACTACATAGTTTTTGATTATTATAGAGGTGTTTTTGAAAATGGTTGTATAGTAGAGATGAATTTTCCATTTATCTTAGATAACAATTATGGTGATATAAACTACTTACAACTTCCAAATGGTAAAGTTGTAAAAACAAACGAAGAATATGATTATTGTTCTTTATTGATAGCTAAAGATAATGATATAGCTAAAATGTTAAAAATAGATAATTACTATATAGGTTTAAATAGGCAAGATGAGGTAACTTATATTGACCCAGATTTTAAAGATTGCATATTAAATGAAACTTTTATTGGTGTGAAGTTAACTTTTGGTCAGGTTTTTTTCAATAAAGAAACTAATAAGGTATATTACTTTAAGATCCAGAATAATTCTATGTATCTATATAGTATAAATAGTAGTCGAGAAACTGAGCTAGTCTTAGATATTCCAGATAATATTTGGAGGTTAGCAGTTAATGTGAAAACTATGCCATATAAATTTTTTGCTAATGATCTAGGAGTAGCTTTATTAACTGAGAACACCTATGGATACAGAATGTGTTACTATGATTTTACTACAAAGAAGTGGCAGATTTTTAAAAAAGATACTGAAATAAGAAAGGATAAAAGCAAAATATACTATGAGATTGGAGATTTACAATACTGCTTTAACCAAGAGACAAAGCTATTTGAGCCTATGATCTTCCAGGGTAAAGAATACTATAACTGTTTAACTATAGACGATAAGATATATGTAGATGCAGAATATAGTAGTATTGAAAACGATTCAAATTGTATCTTATATAATTCTCCATATATAGAGTATAAAATTGGTAATGAGAATTTCAAAATCACTGATTATCAGACAATAGCTAATCATACTATAGTTAAGCAATATAAAACAGCAAACATTTATAGTATTGAAGATGACAGTTATCAAAAGCTTATTGATACAGCAGTGAGAAGGTATAGCATTTCTGAGCAGGGAATATTATACACTGGATTTGAAAATGATGTTAATCTGTATTATTATGATTTTGAGACAAAGCAGTTAAATATACTATACGAGGGTTTGGTGTATGATTTAGCTCTCAAGAATAACTTTGCTTATTTCATAGCCATTGAGGATAAAAATAAACTAGTTAAGCTTAATATTACTAATGGTCAAAAACAAGTATCA
This Clostridium sp. 'deep sea' DNA region includes the following protein-coding sequences:
- a CDS encoding L-threonylcarbamoyladenylate synthase, giving the protein MKTNIYRANKQGIEKAALLIANNEVVAFPTETVYGLGANALSEEACKKIFIAKNRPADNPLIVHIANINQLHKLVYEPSECVKSIIEKFWPGPISIVLNAKPCVPKIVTAGLNTVAIRYPNNDIALSLISESGCVIAAPSANISGKPSATKAEHVIRDFNGRISAVIEADTCEFGLESTVIDGTSTPIKILRPGAVTYEMLSEICEVEIATNLNDGKVLSPGMKHPHYKPDANVILIKGQTATIIKHKLKKLANDLSNYAVLGLANVLTDTEIKGAIMIEKKENTSSYAERLYSFFRDCDKQNIDHIILHEVDIKNMGLALMNRINKAANQVL
- a CDS encoding low molecular weight protein arginine phosphatase — translated: MKVLLVCTGNTCRSSMAEVLLKQIIAENGLSSEFEISSAGLAAIAGMPAAKNAIEIMKEHELDLLKHKSRQISPDILKVDLIITMTNRHKQMLIGYNKELEDRTFTLKELAGEEQDLDIIDPYGGSLQIYRDTATQLKKYLTEIWHKKLKIYN
- the rpiB gene encoding ribose 5-phosphate isomerase B, whose translation is MIAIGSDHGGIILKKKIIQWLQSINYQVEDYGTFSDESVDYPDYAQKVSKAVAEGSTDLGILICGTGIGMAISANKVKGVRAANVSDTFSARMFKEHNNGNVICLGARVLGDELAKDIILSFLNASFAGGRHTRRVDKIMALESKN
- the glyA gene encoding serine hydroxymethyltransferase, with protein sequence MSILQQVDPAIAKAIEEELNRQRGNIELIASENFVSRAVLEAQGSIMTNKYAEGYPGRRYYGGCEVVDIAENLARDRAKELFGAEFANVQPHSGSQANMGVYMAVLKPGDTILGMSLDHGGHLTHGSPVNFSGTLYNIVAYGVNPESGMIDYEDVREKALEHKPKMILAGASAYSRTIDFKKFKDIADEVGAYFMVDMAHIAGLVAAGLHPNPVEYADFVTTTTHKTLRGPRGGMILCKKKYAKKINKCIFPGIQGGPLMHVISAKAVCFQEALQPEFKEYAQRVIDNASALAEGLMERGFNIVSHGTDNHLMLVDLRSKGVTGKVVEKALDQVGITVNKNTIPDDPESPFVTSGIRIGTPAVTTRGMGVAEMKEVANLIADAIENLDDSVALANVSKRVSNLCARFPLYA
- the upp gene encoding uracil phosphoribosyltransferase, which codes for MKVHVLNHPLIQHKLTYIRDINTGNKDFRELVDEVATLMAYEVTRDLPLKDHEVQTPVSMAKTKVIAGKKLGVVPILRAGIGMVDGILKLVPHARVGHIGLYRDPETLQPVTYYSKFPSDITERDFIIVDPMLATGGSAIAAIKELLKLQAKSVKLMCLIAAPEGIKAVNEACPEAEIYVACVDEMLNDHGYIVPGLGDAGDRLFGTK
- a CDS encoding cytidine/deoxycytidylate deaminase family protein codes for the protein MTNRPDWDTYFAEITQLVAKRSTCLRRKVGAILVKEKRILATGYNGAPSGLKHCSEVGCIREQRNVPSGQRHELCRGLHAEQNAIIQAALAGVSINNSSIYTTTYPCVLCAKMLINAGIKEVIYLTTYTDELSKQLLTEAGVTLRHFAI
- the guaB gene encoding IMP dehydrogenase; its protein translation is MNFNDKFGKEALTFDDVLLVPDHSEVLPNEAVTTTRLTRNIKLHIPIVSAAMDTVTTSRMAVAMAREGGLGIIHKNMTIARQAEEVDKVKRSEHGVIVDPVYLTAEHTLGDAEMLMSKYRISGVPITEGKKLIGIITNRDMRFEEDMSKLISDVMTKENLITAGMGTTLLEAKQILQTNKIEKLPLVDEDYNLKGLITIKDIEKAKKYPLATKDKQGRLCVGAAIGVSGDSLERAKALVEAGVDVLVIDTAHGHNQNVINQVAHIRSLFKEVDIIAGNVATAEATKALIEAGVDAVKVGIGPGSICTTRVVAGIGVPQITAIFDCSQEAHKHGVPIIADGGIKYSGDVVKALAAGGDTVMLGSLLAGAEESPGETVIYQGRTFKVYRGMGSLGAMKEGSKDRYFQNDTQKFVPEGIEGRVPYKGLISDTIYQLIGGLRAGMGYCGCKTVKDLQEKAKFVRITAAGLRESHPHDVQITKEAPNYSI
- the fusA gene encoding elongation factor G; translated protein: MKNYSTENIRNIALISHSSAGKTSLAEAMYYNTGAVTRLGRVEDGNTVSDFDSEETKRTISINTGIVPCEWNGKKINVLDTPGYFDFVGEVKAALRVADAAAVVVCGVSGIQVGTELVWQYANENKLPKIVIVNKLNRENANFFKVVEQLRDEFGTSVAPLYVPIGKEDNFNGVLNILTNKAYEFSGNGREVKEIEAPSDLIDQMEEYRTQLIEAVVEQDDELMMLYLEGEEIPDADLISGLQSSVKAGSVVPVLAAAATKNIGIQPIMNSIVDLLPAPVANEDANGQPAALIFKTMADPYVGKINIFRVFSGGITADTQYYNVNKGNNERLGSIFLVCGKNQINVKELCVGDIGGVAKLNDTDTNDTLSVKGSDFIIDPIQFPDPIISRAVEADAKGAEEKIGTGLARLQEEDPTFTAERNTETSETVISGMGDMHLQVIKSRLADKFEVAVTLKAPRIPYRETVKKKVESMHKHKKQSGGKGQYGHVVIDLEPLHSEDKDYEFVDSIFGGSVPRQYIPAVDKGIQESLGEGPVAGYPVVKVKINLKDGSYHDVDSSEMAFKIAGSYAFKKGFLNASPILLEPIYDLEVTVPEEYMGDIMGDLNKKRGRIMGMEPSGRKQIIKAQVPLAEMSSYATDLRSMTQGRGLFKANFARYEEVPAMLAEKIIQESQKEE